The Cuculus canorus isolate bCucCan1 chromosome 5, bCucCan1.pri, whole genome shotgun sequence genome window below encodes:
- the LOC104063341 gene encoding olfactory receptor 8I2, whose translation MDGDNRTILSGFILLGFSDVPELRTAIFTISLCLYVLMALGNLVMILLINTDPRLQSPMYFFLTHLSFIDFCLSSAIIPKALETFLLGRSHISLLGCFTQMYFFLALVISECFLLGVMAYDRYVAVCKPLLYTTIMSRTHCYGLMVLVYTTSFLSSLVHTVLAGRLSFCQDRSINHFFCQLPTLLQLSCSNAHANEILQVSDALLIDGGSFLMILISYTYILHTILKTPLARSRLKAFSTCTSHLAVITIFYVPGMLSYLQPRQACSRDQTKLVSACYALLTPTLNPLIYSLRNTEVKGAMRRLWVRKLVPRLSRLRKCS comes from the coding sequence ATGGATGGAGACAACCGGACTATTTTGTCTGGCTTCATTCTATTGGGCTTCTCTGATGTGCCAGAGCTACGAACTGCCATCTTCACCATTTCCTTATGCCTCTATGTTTTAATGGCGCTGGGGAACCTGGTGATGATCCTGCTCATCAACACCGACCCCCGGCTCCAGAGCCCCATGTATTTCTTCTTGACCCACTTGTCTTTCATAGATTTCTGTCTCTCCTCTGCTATCATCCCAAAGGCATTGGAGACGTTCCTGCTGGGGAGGAGCCACATCTCTCTTTTGGGTTGCTTTACCCAGATGTACTTTTTCCTTGCCCTGGTCATCTCTGAGTGCTTTCTCTTGGGGGTGATGGCTTATGACCGATACGTGGCTGTGTGCAAGCCGCTGCTTTACACCACCATCATGTCCAGGACGCATTGCTATGGCTTAATGGTGCTGGTGTACACCACaagctttctctcctccctggtGCACACCGTCCTTGCAGGGAGGTTGTCCTTCTGCCAAGACAGGAGTATCAACCACTTCTTCTGCCAGCTGCCCACCCttctgcagctctcctgctccAATGCCCATGCAAATGAGATCCTGCAGGTTTCTGATGCTCTTCTCATTGATGGAGGCTCTTTCCTGATGATCCTCATTTCCTACACATACATCCTTCACACCATCCTGAAGACCCCTTTGGCCAGGAGCAGGCTTAAAGCTTTCTCCACCTGTACCTCCCACCTGGCTGTCATCACCATCTTCTACGTACCAGGGATGCTCAGCTACCTCCAGCCTCGCCAGGCGTGCTCGCGGGATCAGACAAAGCTGGTTTCAGCGTGTTACGCCCTCCTGACCCCTACTCTcaaccccctcatctacagcctGAGGAACACAGAAGTGAAGGGGGCCAtgaggaggctgtgggtgcGAAAGCTGGTGCCGCGACTCTCCAGGCTGCGAAAATGCAGTTGA
- the LOC104063340 gene encoding olfactory receptor 1052, producing the protein MAEENCTKVTQFTFSGLTEHPQLKLILFVLFLGTYVLTLMGNLVLIILIRVSPQLHTPMYFFLGNLSFLDICYSSTISPKMLLDLPTESRAISFAGCLTQFYFYAVFATAEIYLLAAMAYDRYVAISKPLLYQTVMSFRVCMSLVAASYLAGLFNAIVHTSALLRLSFCRLLVINNFFCDGPPLFVVSSTDTYLNKGLMFVFVGFNMMATNLLILISYACIVVAVGRTGSAAGRRKAFSTCSSHLAAILIFYVSASFNYMQPSSSNSLEGKKIASVFYTTIVPMLNPMIYSLRNEEVKHSLGIFIKRKMYF; encoded by the coding sequence ATGGCTGAAGAGAACTGCACCAAGGTGACCCAGTTCACCTTCTCAGGACTCACAGAGCACCCACAACTCAAGCTCATCCTCTTTGTGCTCTTCCTGGGCACCTATGTGCTGACATTGATGGGGAACCTCGTTCTGATCATCCTGATCAGGGTCAGTCCCCAGCTtcacacccccatgtactttTTCCTTGGTAACTTGTCCTTCTTAGACATTTGCTACTCCTCCACCATCAGCCCCAAAATGCTGCTGGACCTTCCAACAGAAAGCAGAGCCATTTCTTTTGCTGGCTGCCTCacacaattttatttctatgctGTTTTTGCCACTGCTGAGATTTACCTTCTGGCTGCCATGGCTTATGACCGGTACGTGGCCATCTCCAAGCCCCTGCTCTACCAGACTGTTATGTCTTTTCGTGTCTGCATGAGCCTGGTCGCTGCATCCTACCTTGCAGGGTTGTTCAATGCCATTGTGCACACAAGCGCCCTGCTCCGCCTGTCCTTCTGCAGACTCCTGGTCATCAACAATTTCTTCTGCGATGGGCCACCGCTGTTTGTTGTCTCCTCCACAGACACATACCTCAACAAGGGTttaatgtttgtgtttgtggGTTTCAACATGATGGCCACCAACCTGCTCATCCTTATCTCCTATGCCTGCATCGTGGTGGCCGTGGGCAGGACGGGCTCTGCCGCAGGTAGGCGCAAAGCCTTTTCCACCTGCTCCTCGCACCTGGCTGCCATCCTCATTTTCTATGTGTCTGCTTCTTTTAATTACATGCAACCCAGTTCGTCAAACTCACTGGAGGGCAAGAAAATCGCATCTGTTTTTTACACCACTATTGTCCCCATGCTGAACCCCATGATTTACAGCCTGAGAAACGAGGAGGTGAAGCACTCCCTGGGAATTTTTATCAAGAGGAAGATGTATTTCTGA
- the LOC104063342 gene encoding olfactory receptor 5V1: MQRINLSTISEFVLVGLSDASEVRHLLFVLFLIIYLVTMAGNITILVAISTDTRLHKPMYFFLGNLSLLDILCPTITVPKMLEALVLENKVISFTGCMLQLFFLIDIVGTEILFLAVMAYDRYVAICHPLQYLSTVSMKLCARLALGTWLMGFFNSLLHTSLVFTLFFCDSNNIEQYYCDIPPMLALSCLPTYSRELVILTVAGVLGSSAFVVTLISYIYILLTILRMNSAESRHKAFSTCCSHLTVVCLFYGTTICTYVRPSSTYSPNWDRIVSMLYGILTPLLNPIIYSLRNKEVKCALRRVIRQERP; the protein is encoded by the coding sequence ATGCAGAGGATCAACCTATCAACAATATCTGAATTTGTTCTTGTAGGCCTTTCTGATGCTTCTGAAGTCCGTCATCTTCTCTTTGTGCTGTTCTTGATCATTTACTTGGTTACCATGGCAGGCAACATCACAATCCTTGTTGCTATTAGCACAGACACTCGTCTGCACAAGCCCATGTATTTCTTCCTGGGCAACTTATCCTTACTGGATATCTTATGTCCCACTATCACTGTGCCAAAGATGCTGGAGGCATTGGTGCTTGAGAACAAGGTGATTTCATTCACTGGCTGCATGCTccagcttttcttcctcattgATATTGTAGGTACAGAGATTCTTTTCTTGGCTGTGATGGCGTATGACCGTTACGTTGCAATATGCCACCCGCTGCAGTACCTGAGCACTGTGAGTATGAAACTATGTGCTCGCCTTGCTCTTGGCACATGGCTGATGGGATTTTTTAATTCCCTGTTGCACACATCTTTGGTTTTCACActctttttctgtgattctaacaACATTGAGCAATATTACTGTGATATTCCCCCTATGCTGGCCCTCTCCTGCTTGCCCACTTACAGTAGGGAGCTGGTAATTCTCACAGTTGCTGGGGTCCTTGGAAGCAGCGCCTTTGTGGTCACTCTGATCTCCTATATCTACATCCTCTTGACTATCCTGCGCATGAACTCTGCTGAAAGCAGGCACAAAGCTTTCTCCACTTGTTGTTCTCACTTGACAGTAGTATGCCTTTTCTATGGGACCACCATTTGCACATACGTACGACCTTCCTCCACCTACTCACCTAATTGGGATAGAATAGTTTCCATGCTCTATGGAATCCTCACTCCCCTGCTAAACCCCATAATCTACAGCCTGAGGAACAAAGAAGTTAAATGTGCCCTAAGAAGAGTGATCAGACAAGAACGGCCTTAA